Proteins co-encoded in one Stutzerimonas stutzeri genomic window:
- the desA gene encoding delta-9 fatty acid desaturase DesA: protein MWYTGFLDLTAWEVVAATLLLTHVTIVAVTVYLHRYSAHRSLELNGGLKHFFRFWLWLTTAMNTREWTAIHRKHHAKCETPDDPHSPVQKGLGTVLRRGAELYMDEAKNEETLRIYGKNCPDDWIERNLYSRFPNLGIVLMLGLDLALFGVIGLTVWAVQMIWIPFWAAGVVNGLGHAVGYRNFECRDAATNLLPWGILIGGEELHNNHHTYPNSAKLSVRKWEFDMGWAWIKLFSLFGLAKVNRTAPIAHRVSAKPQLDMDSAMAILNNRFQIMAQYRRLVIKPLVRLELERADASVRHQFRRAKRLLSREPSLLQHEQQARIAVILEQSQALRVIYERRLALQQIWSRTSANGHEMLAAIKQWVQDAEASGIQSLHEFAEHLRTYSLRPAVAHA from the coding sequence ATGTGGTACACCGGTTTTCTCGACCTTACGGCCTGGGAGGTGGTTGCGGCCACTTTGCTGCTGACCCACGTGACGATCGTCGCCGTCACCGTTTACCTGCACCGCTACTCCGCCCACCGCTCGCTGGAACTCAATGGCGGGCTCAAGCATTTCTTCCGGTTCTGGCTGTGGCTGACCACGGCGATGAACACCCGCGAGTGGACCGCCATCCACCGCAAGCACCACGCCAAATGCGAAACCCCGGACGACCCGCACAGCCCGGTGCAGAAGGGCCTGGGCACCGTGCTGCGGCGCGGCGCCGAGCTGTACATGGATGAGGCGAAGAACGAGGAAACCCTGCGCATCTATGGCAAGAACTGTCCGGACGACTGGATCGAGCGCAACCTGTATTCGCGCTTTCCGAACCTCGGCATTGTCTTGATGCTCGGCCTCGACCTGGCGCTGTTCGGTGTGATCGGTTTGACCGTCTGGGCGGTGCAGATGATCTGGATTCCGTTCTGGGCCGCCGGTGTGGTCAATGGCCTGGGCCATGCGGTGGGCTACCGCAACTTCGAATGCCGTGATGCGGCGACCAACCTGCTGCCCTGGGGCATCCTCATCGGCGGCGAAGAGCTGCACAACAACCACCATACCTATCCCAATTCGGCCAAGCTGTCGGTACGCAAGTGGGAGTTCGACATGGGCTGGGCGTGGATCAAGCTGTTCAGCCTGTTCGGTCTGGCCAAGGTCAATCGCACCGCGCCGATCGCCCATCGCGTGTCGGCCAAGCCACAGCTGGACATGGACAGCGCCATGGCGATCCTCAACAACCGCTTCCAGATCATGGCGCAGTATCGCCGGCTGGTGATCAAGCCATTGGTGCGCCTGGAGCTGGAGCGCGCCGATGCCTCGGTACGCCATCAGTTCCGACGTGCCAAGCGCCTGTTGTCGCGCGAGCCGAGCCTGCTGCAGCACGAGCAACAGGCCCGTATCGCGGTGATACTCGAGCAGAGCCAGGCGCTGCGGGTGATCTACGAACGCCGCCTGGCCTTGCAGCAGATCTGGTCGCGGACCAGCGCCAACGGACACGAGATGCTCGCGGCCATCAAGCAATGGGTACAGGACGCCGAAGCCAGCGGTATCCAGTCGCTGCACGAGTTCGCCGAGCACCTGCGCACCTACTCGTTGAGACCGGCTGTCGCCCATGCATGA
- a CDS encoding GGDEF domain-containing protein, whose amino-acid sequence MKFVNQRSEAGAGILPPSEAQTLLALMHARAEVERLSEREQLFSTLMGAVNAVLWAFDWQAQRIIYVSPAYEQVFGRSAALLLADFGEWRNSIYPDDLEYAQRSMLEVLDKGAVEAREYRIIRADGQLRWLSDKCFIARNADSAHGPIIVGIAEDITEKKQLEGELQRLATTDVLTQSSNRRYFFECAQREFDMARQYASPLAFQLLDIDDFKRINDTHGHQMGDQVLQRVAQCGASVLRRGDLFGRIGGEEFALLLPGCQPDLAEQIAERLQREIQRLVFTSPDGQRFGVTISLGVTYLRASDPDLSALFARADAAMYTAKRLGKNQIIVS is encoded by the coding sequence ATGAAGTTCGTGAACCAGCGAAGCGAAGCGGGGGCAGGCATTCTGCCTCCGTCCGAGGCGCAGACCTTGTTGGCCCTGATGCACGCTCGCGCCGAAGTCGAACGCCTGAGCGAGCGTGAGCAGCTGTTCAGTACCCTCATGGGGGCGGTCAACGCCGTCTTGTGGGCCTTCGACTGGCAGGCGCAGCGGATCATCTACGTCAGCCCCGCTTATGAGCAGGTGTTCGGTCGCTCGGCCGCACTGCTGCTGGCTGATTTTGGCGAATGGCGTAACAGCATCTATCCGGATGATCTGGAATACGCCCAGCGGAGCATGCTCGAGGTGCTCGACAAGGGTGCCGTCGAAGCGCGCGAGTACCGCATCATCCGCGCCGACGGCCAGTTACGCTGGCTCAGCGACAAATGTTTCATCGCGCGCAACGCGGACAGCGCCCACGGGCCGATCATCGTCGGCATCGCCGAAGACATCACCGAGAAGAAGCAGCTCGAAGGTGAACTGCAGCGCCTGGCCACCACCGATGTGCTGACCCAGAGCAGCAACCGCCGCTACTTCTTCGAATGCGCCCAGCGTGAATTCGACATGGCGCGGCAATACGCGTCCCCGCTGGCCTTCCAGCTGCTCGATATCGACGACTTCAAGCGGATCAACGATACCCACGGCCACCAGATGGGCGATCAGGTGTTGCAGCGCGTGGCGCAGTGCGGTGCGTCGGTATTGCGTCGCGGCGACCTGTTCGGCCGCATCGGCGGGGAAGAATTCGCCTTGCTGCTGCCCGGCTGCCAGCCGGATCTGGCCGAGCAGATTGCTGAACGGTTGCAGCGCGAAATCCAGCGACTGGTCTTCACCAGCCCGGATGGGCAGCGCTTCGGCGTCACCATCAGCCTGGGCGTGACCTACCTCAGGGCCAGCGATCCGGATCTCAGCGCGCTGTTCGCCAGGGCCGACGCGGCGATGTATACCGCCAAGCGCCTGGGCAAGAACCAGATCATCGTCTCCTGA
- the aguA gene encoding agmatine deiminase has product MTTLTTTPRSDDFHMPAEWATHSQTWMVWPQRPDNWRDQGAPAQAAFTAVAKAIARFEPVTVCATAEQFVAAREQLDDPRIRVVEISSDDAWVRDTGPTFVINGKGGLRGIDWTFNAWGGLNGGLYENWQRDDEVARKILEIERCDRYRTEGFVLEGGSIHVDGEGTLITTEECLLNPNRNPHLDREAIERMLADYLAIDKVIWLPHGLFNDETDGHVDNFCCFVRPGEVLLAWTDDPENPNYSRCQAAMRVLEQATDAWDRQLVVHKMPIPGPLHATEAECAGVVPLVGSQPRDPSIRLAGSYVNFLIVNGGIIAPSFGDPLDGEAEAILNRLFPHHQVVMVPGREILLGGGNIHCITQQQPAAASRAPA; this is encoded by the coding sequence ATGACCACCCTGACCACCACGCCACGCTCCGACGACTTCCACATGCCCGCCGAATGGGCCACGCACAGCCAGACCTGGATGGTCTGGCCGCAGCGTCCGGATAACTGGCGCGACCAGGGCGCACCGGCGCAAGCGGCTTTCACCGCCGTGGCCAAGGCCATCGCGCGCTTCGAGCCGGTGACGGTTTGTGCGACTGCCGAGCAGTTCGTCGCCGCCCGCGAGCAACTCGACGATCCACGCATACGCGTGGTCGAAATCAGCAGCGACGATGCCTGGGTACGTGACACCGGCCCGACTTTCGTGATCAACGGCAAAGGCGGCCTGCGCGGGATCGACTGGACGTTCAACGCCTGGGGCGGCTTGAACGGCGGGCTCTACGAAAACTGGCAGCGCGACGACGAGGTCGCACGCAAGATCCTCGAGATCGAGCGTTGCGATCGCTACCGCACCGAAGGGTTCGTGCTCGAAGGCGGCTCGATTCACGTCGACGGAGAAGGCACGCTGATCACCACCGAGGAATGCCTGCTCAACCCCAACCGCAACCCCCATCTGGACCGCGAAGCGATCGAACGCATGCTGGCCGACTACCTGGCGATCGACAAGGTGATCTGGCTGCCGCATGGCCTGTTCAACGATGAAACCGACGGCCACGTGGACAACTTCTGCTGCTTCGTCCGCCCCGGCGAGGTTTTGCTGGCCTGGACCGACGATCCCGAGAACCCCAACTACTCGCGCTGCCAGGCCGCCATGCGAGTCTTGGAACAGGCAACCGACGCCTGGGATCGCCAGCTGGTCGTGCACAAGATGCCAATTCCCGGCCCGCTGCATGCCACCGAAGCGGAATGTGCCGGCGTCGTACCGCTGGTGGGCAGCCAACCACGCGATCCCTCGATCCGCCTGGCGGGCAGCTATGTGAACTTCCTGATCGTCAACGGCGGCATCATCGCGCCGTCATTCGGCGACCCGCTGGATGGCGAAGCCGAGGCCATCCTCAACCGACTCTTCCCGCACCATCAGGTGGTGATGGTGCCGGGCCGCGAAATCCTGCTGGGCGGCGGCAATATCCACTGCATCACCCAGCAGCAACCGGCCGCGGCCAGCCGCGCCCCGGCGTAG